CCGCAGGCGAAGTGATAGAAAGGCCGGCTGCCGTTGTCAAGGAGCTTGTTGAGAACAGCATTGATGCCGGGGCGGATAACATAACCGTGATTATCGAAGGCGGCGGTAAGAAGCTCGTGGAGGTTACGGACAACGGGGAAGGAATGGACAGAGAGGATGCTCTGCTGGCCTTGGAAAGACACGCAACCAGCAAAATCAGCTCCCCGGACGACCTTTACAGAATAGGGACTCTGGGGTTTCGTGGTGAGGCGCTTGCGAGTATAGCTGCGGTCAGTCGTTTAAGGATGGTCACTCGTTCCAGAGGAGAAGAACTCGGTACCGAGGTTTTTGTGGAAGGCGGCACCATCCGGGAAGTAAACGATACGGGATGCCCCGTGGGCTGCAGGGTTACCGTCAGAGACCTTTTTTTTAACCTTCCTGCCAGGAAGAGATTTCTCAAGGCGGAGACCACGGAACGGTATCACATCGTCGATTTTCTACAGAGAATTGCCCTGGCGTACCCGGGAATCCATTTCCGCCTTTGTCAGGGATCAAAAATTGTGTTCGACTATCCAAAGACCGGCGATCTGTCCAGACGGGTAGGTCAGGTGCTGGGATGGGACATTGCAGAAAAACTGGTGTACTTCTCGGGTGAAAGAGATGGCTACAGGTTTCAGGGTTTTATAAGCCCTCCGGAGCTGACATTTCCTTCCTGGAAGCACCTTTACCTTTTCGTTAACGGTCGATCGGTTAGAGATTCCACGTTAAGCAGGATTATCCGGGACGGCTTTTCCGGCTACATACCCGCCGATGAATATCCCGCGGCCGTCATATTTCTGGAAGTTCCTGCCGAACTCGTGGACGTGAATGTGCATCCCACGAAAAGAGAAGTCCGGTTCAGAGAACCTTCCCGCATTAACGGACTCCTTGGCGATGAGATCAGATCGGCATTATCCAGAATCGATCTGGCCCGCCGCTCCCTTCCCGGAAAAAAATTTACCAGTTCTTCTGTTTACTGCGCGGAACAATCGTTAAATACCCTTTTAAAACCGAGGGAAGTGGAGAGGGACCTTAAATTAGAAGAAAGAATTACCCGGTGGACCGATAATCCGGACTTCTTTGCTCGTCTTCAGTACCTGTGTCAGATCGATGGAACCTATCTGGCCTGCCGCGATGAGAAAGGCATTGTGATAATCGACGTTCATGCCGCTCACGAGAGAATTCTCTACAACAGGTTGTCCAGGACCTCCTTTCCTCTAATGTCTCAAAGGCTCGTCAGGCCCATACTGGTTGAGCTTTCGGCAGAAGAGACGGAACGGCTGGAAGACAGATGTGAAACCCTGAAGGTTCTGGGCTACGATGTGGATAAACTGGATATGTCGGCAGCCATGATCAGATCCGTCCCTGCAATTTTGCCGCCCTGTCGCCACGATGCCGTCGTTAAAGACCTCATAAAGACCCTTGATCACGGGTTGGGAATAAGTGAACTTGTTGACCTTTTCGTTAAGACCGTGGCATGCCATAATGCCATTCGCGGGGCGGCATATCTTCGGGAGGAAGAAATTAAATGGCTCCTCACAGAGATGGACAGAGAGATGGAAGTGCTTACCTGCCCTCACGGTCGGCCGACCTGGATCAGACTGACCAGACAGGAAGTCGATCGCCTCTTTAAAAGAACCTGATTTCATGAAGATAAAAACCTTGAAAGAAGAACGAAACAAACCCCTCATCATAATATTTGCGGGTCCGACGGCGGTGGGTAAAACCGCACTTACCCTGCGCCTTGCCCGGGAATACGGCCTGGAAATTGTCAATGCCGACTCCATGCAGGTTTACAGATTCATGGACATTGGGACGGCAAAACCGTCAAAAATGGAAAGACTGATAGTCCCCCACCATCTATTGGATGTGGTTGACCCCGATGAGCATTTCGATGCCGGTATCTTTCGGGAGCTCGCCGACGGAGTCATTCGAGAGATCTGGAGTCGAGGAGGGGTGCCACTGGTGGTGGGAGGTACGGGCCTGTACTTAAGAGTTCTCACAAGGGGAATATGTAAGGGGATCCCGGGCAATCCGGAGGTTCAGAAGAGATTGAAGATGGAGTGTGAAAAGGTCGGAATTGGCGTGATGTACAGAAGGTTGCAGGATGTGGATCCTGATACGGCCTGTAGGGTTCACCCAAACGACAGGCAACGGATTCTAAGAGCCCTCGAAGTGTTTGAAACCACGGGTCTTCCCATATCGGTCTTTCAAAAAAAGCATCGCTTCTCGGAGTCCCCTTACAGAGCCCTGAAAATCTTTCTGTTTCGGGACAGGCATGAACTTTACGGGCGGATCGACCGGCGAGTTCTCGACATGATAAAAAATGGATTGGTCGATGAGGTGGAAAGGCTTCTGGAGATGGGATATGGCCCTGATCTGAAACCCATGCAGGCTATAGGCTATCGCCAGATGGTTGAATATCTCCGCGGGGAGAAGGGTCTTGAGGAAGCCGTAAGGGAAATACAGAAGGAAACCAGGCATTATGCCAAACGCCAGTTCACATGGTTCCGGAAAGAACCGGGTTATGAGTGGGTTCATGCCGATGATGTTGACACACTGAGGCATAAAATCGATAGTGTTTTTGAAGAGGAGTTTTTTTCGGAATAAGCGTTGAGGAGACGGGAATGGAAGGGCGGTCCGGTTCGGTAAAGAGGCGAACGAAAGAAACCGAAGTTGAAGCTCTGGTGAACCTTGACGGTACCGGAAAGGTAGATGTTTCGACGGGGATCGGTTTCTTCGATCACATGCTTACCTTGATGGCAGTTCACGGGGCACTAGATCTTAAGATTCTTGCCCGGGGAGACCTGCATGTAGATTGTCACCACACCGTGGAGGATGTGGGTCTGTGTCTCGGTGAAGCTCTGGATATGGCTCTGGGAAACCGGGAACAAATCCGTCGCTACGGGTACGCCTGCATACCCATGGACGAGGCTCTGGCCGAGGTTTGCGTAGATCTGGTAAAGCGGCCCTATCTGGTTTACTCGAGGTGCTCTTCACTGGGTCACAGGGTGGGTGAAATGGAGACAGAGCTTATAGAAGAGTTTCTCCGGGCACTTTCTTCAAGCGGCCGCATAACCCTCCATGCCCACATACGCTACGGCTCAAATTCACACCACATGGTTGAAGCCCTCTTTAAAGCCCTGGGAAGGGCACTGTATGAAGCCACACGGCCTTCCACGATTTACCCCGGCACACCGTCATCGAAAGGAACAATGTGACACTTGAAGAAGTGATCGGCGGGGTTAAAGTTCATAATATTACTTTGACAGGCTCTTGTGAAAAAAAGTATATAGTGTTTCGTAATCGATCGTTTCAAGCACCTAAAGGGGGGAGGTTATGAATGTAAGGGCTTTTACTTCAAAGTGGAAAGGCCTTTGGGCTTACCTTCTTTCGTTTTCAGTTTTCCTTTCGGCTCATCCTGTTACCGCCTTTGCGGCCGCGCGAGTAGTTGAAGGAAATCAGGGAGGAAAACCCTGGTGGTTCTGGGTCATTGTGCTCTTCATTTTCTGCTTTATTCTCGGGATTATTGCCGTCCTTGCCGGAGTGGGAGGAGGAGTGTTGTACGTACCTCTGGTGAGCGGATTCTTTCCCTTCCATCTTGATTTTGTAAGAGGCTCGGGACTGCTTGTTGCTCTGGCAGGTGCCCTTGCCGCAGGTCCCGGACTGCTCCGAAGAAACCTTGCCAATTTGCGCCTTGCAATACCCGTTGCCTTAATAGCATCCACCTGCGCCATACTGGGTGCCTTCATCGGACTGGCACTGCCCAGAAACATAGTGCAGATTTGCCTTGGAGGAACCATCATCTTCATAGCGGTTCTACTCGCAACATCGAAAAACGTAGAACGACCAGAGGTGAAAAAACAGGATGCTATCGGTCTGGCCCTTGGTATGTCCGGTGCTTATTGGGAAGAGTCCACAAGAGAGGTCGTTGAATGGAAGACCCATAGAACCCTTGCCGGGTTGATCCTTTTCATAGTCATCGGGGTAATGGCCGGTATGTTCGGCCTCGGTGCGGGATGGGCTAACGTTCCGGTCCTCAATCTGCTTATGGGTGTTCCTTTAAAGGTCGCAGTGGGCACGAGCAAATTCCTGCTGTCCATTACGGACACATCGGCAGCATGGGTTTACCTCAACCAGGGATGCGTCATACCTCTGATGGCAATCCCTTCCATAGTAGGCCTGATGCTGGGTTCCTTTGTCGGAGTCAGGGTCCTCGCCGTGGCCAAGCCCAAGGTAATACGTTACATAGTCATAGTTGTCCTTCTCTTTGCTGGGATTAAAGCATTTTTGAAGGGCTTTGGTATTGGTTAAAACTCCTGTGAGAAGGGGGGATAAAACATGGAAGATTTGAAAGCGAAAGCCAAGGCAAGACCTGAGCAGATTCTTTATGCCGACCTTCTTTTCTACGGTTGCTGGCTCGGTATTGCCATTATGCTTGTTACTTATTTTATATATCTTACCGGAATTCTGGAACCCTATGTTCCTATGGACCGTATTAGTGAATACTGGTCCAACAACGTCCATCACTACGTGGAACAGGCCAAGATCCCTGTAGGCTGGGGATGGGTAAGATTGCTGAACAAAGGAGACTTCCTCAATTTTATCGGCATAGCCCTTCTTGCCTTGATGACCATAGTCGGATTTATCACCCTGATACCTGCCTACGTAAAACAGAAGGACTGGCCCTTCGTCATGATCGTAATTGCGGAAGTGATTGTTCTTTCGGTTGCGGCATCAGGGGTATTGGGCACAGGAGGCCATTAAAGGGGGAAACGATGATAAAGGTACTCGTAGGTGTGGATACAAGCCCGGAATCAAGGGTAGCCTTGAGATATGTCTGCCATCTCCTCGAGCACTGCGATGCTCAGGTAGAGGCCATATACGTAAAACCCGACGTTACCTTTTATCTACAGCATGATTTTGAAGTACCCTTTATCAAGAAGAAGAGCCTGGAGGAAAAGGTCGAGGAAGAGGCAGAAGAAGTCGAGAAGCAGATTTTGAATGTCTGTGAGGTGTGCCTTGCGGGTAAGGTTCCCTGTGAGCCAAAGATTGTCACTGGAGATGCCGCCGAGGAGATCTTGGCGGAGGCTCAGAGAGGAGACTACGATCTTATCGTATTGGGTTCACACGGACATTCGGCTCTCAGAGGGCTACTTCTCGGTAATGTGCACAATAAGATCCTGCATCACGCCAGACGCCCTGTTCTCATCGTGAGAGAAATGCGCAACATACATCGAGTTCTCGTTGCTTACAGGGGAACATCCTGCGATCAGAAAGCCCTTGAGTTCATAGCACCTATGCTTGAGCGAAAAAAGCCTCAGATCACCGTTTTTCACGTCAGGGAAAAGGCTTTGGGAGAGACGGAAGAGTTCGCCCAGAAGTGTGTTATGGAAGGTCGATCGAGTTTGGAAAAATTCGGTCATGCTCCGGTCACCAAGGTCGTGGAAGGCGATTTCGTAGATGAGACGATAAAGGAAATAATGAACGAAGACTACGATCTCGTGGTCCTGGGAGCTTATGGTCATAACAGGCCTAAGTATCTTCAGATCATAAGCGACGAGGCTTTGACTCTGGTGAAACGAACAATGCGCCCCGTCCTGGTCTTCAGGGACAAGGAAGAGCATCGTAAATGAGAAAGGGAGCCGCAGGATATCTACCTGCGGCTCTTTCGTTTTCAATACAGCTCGCTTTTGGCCATTTCGTCATCCGTTATCGGATAAGCAAAAAGCCGATAGGTCCATAGCTGATAGGCAATAACGATTGGCACGAAGATCAGAACGACGGTCAGCATGATTTTGAGGGTTAAAGGGCTTGAGGATGCGTTGAAGGCCGTGAGGCTGAACCTGGGATCGATGCTCGATGGAAGCAGGTTGGGATAGAGTCCGAGTATTCCGAAAAAGGTTGTGCCGATTATCATCACCGCCGAACATATCCAGGGTAGCCATCTCTTCGGTTTTCCAAGGTAGTATCGCGATGCTACAAGGCCGCCTACAACCGCGGCGGGAATAATGACCGCCGGAACGGAGTAGAAAATGGGATTCTCCAGGTAATTCCGATAAAGATCGGTCTTGAACCATGTGGCAATCAAAAAGGCCACAATTGACAGAACCAGAGGAACCCAGAGAGTCCTGGCCATCCGAAGGGTTCTTTCCCTTAGCTCACCTTCGTTCACTTTTGCCAGGAGCCATAAAAGTCCGTGATAGGAAAAGAGCAAACAGAAAAGAATCCCGCCCAGCAACCCGTAAGGATTGAGAAGGGTTAAAAGAGTTCCGTGAAAGCGGCCTTCTCCGTCAATAGGTATACCCTGAAATATGTTGGCAAAGGCCACTCCGAACAGAATTGCAGGAATCGCGCTTCCTATCCATGTGCCGAAGTCCCATATTTTCTTCCAGCCCCTGTCATGAGAGTGCTCCCGAAACTCAAGGCTTATGCCTCTTATGATGAGGGCAAACAGGATCATCATCAGGGGGGCGTAAAAGCTGCTGAACAGAACGGCATAGGCAGTGGGGAAGGCCGCAAAGGTAACTCCTCCGGCCGTTATGAGCCAAACTTCGTTACCGTTCCAGAAAGGCCCCATGGCGTGATAGACCGTCTTCTTATCCTTTTCGTTTCGGGCAATTACCGGATGAAGAGTTCCCAGCCCCAGGTCAAAGCCGTCAAGAACAAAGTAGACGGCCCAGATCAATCCCCAGAGAAGAAACCATATCGTGTTAAGCATTGTCGGACCCTCCTTAGTTTGATTCCGGAGCTTCGGGGCCTTTCCTGATAAAACGGATCATCAAATAGACGGCAACGGCCC
This is a stretch of genomic DNA from Thermodesulforhabdus norvegica. It encodes these proteins:
- the mutL gene encoding DNA mismatch repair endonuclease MutL; this encodes MGKIRILPDVLCNKIAAGEVIERPAAVVKELVENSIDAGADNITVIIEGGGKKLVEVTDNGEGMDREDALLALERHATSKISSPDDLYRIGTLGFRGEALASIAAVSRLRMVTRSRGEELGTEVFVEGGTIREVNDTGCPVGCRVTVRDLFFNLPARKRFLKAETTERYHIVDFLQRIALAYPGIHFRLCQGSKIVFDYPKTGDLSRRVGQVLGWDIAEKLVYFSGERDGYRFQGFISPPELTFPSWKHLYLFVNGRSVRDSTLSRIIRDGFSGYIPADEYPAAVIFLEVPAELVDVNVHPTKREVRFREPSRINGLLGDEIRSALSRIDLARRSLPGKKFTSSSVYCAEQSLNTLLKPREVERDLKLEERITRWTDNPDFFARLQYLCQIDGTYLACRDEKGIVIIDVHAAHERILYNRLSRTSFPLMSQRLVRPILVELSAEETERLEDRCETLKVLGYDVDKLDMSAAMIRSVPAILPPCRHDAVVKDLIKTLDHGLGISELVDLFVKTVACHNAIRGAAYLREEEIKWLLTEMDREMEVLTCPHGRPTWIRLTRQEVDRLFKRT
- the miaA gene encoding tRNA (adenosine(37)-N6)-dimethylallyltransferase MiaA, with the protein product MKIKTLKEERNKPLIIIFAGPTAVGKTALTLRLAREYGLEIVNADSMQVYRFMDIGTAKPSKMERLIVPHHLLDVVDPDEHFDAGIFRELADGVIREIWSRGGVPLVVGGTGLYLRVLTRGICKGIPGNPEVQKRLKMECEKVGIGVMYRRLQDVDPDTACRVHPNDRQRILRALEVFETTGLPISVFQKKHRFSESPYRALKIFLFRDRHELYGRIDRRVLDMIKNGLVDEVERLLEMGYGPDLKPMQAIGYRQMVEYLRGEKGLEEAVREIQKETRHYAKRQFTWFRKEPGYEWVHADDVDTLRHKIDSVFEEEFFSE
- the hisB gene encoding imidazoleglycerol-phosphate dehydratase HisB; translation: MEGRSGSVKRRTKETEVEALVNLDGTGKVDVSTGIGFFDHMLTLMAVHGALDLKILARGDLHVDCHHTVEDVGLCLGEALDMALGNREQIRRYGYACIPMDEALAEVCVDLVKRPYLVYSRCSSLGHRVGEMETELIEEFLRALSSSGRITLHAHIRYGSNSHHMVEALFKALGRALYEATRPSTIYPGTPSSKGTM
- a CDS encoding sulfite exporter TauE/SafE family protein, yielding MNVRAFTSKWKGLWAYLLSFSVFLSAHPVTAFAAARVVEGNQGGKPWWFWVIVLFIFCFILGIIAVLAGVGGGVLYVPLVSGFFPFHLDFVRGSGLLVALAGALAAGPGLLRRNLANLRLAIPVALIASTCAILGAFIGLALPRNIVQICLGGTIIFIAVLLATSKNVERPEVKKQDAIGLALGMSGAYWEESTREVVEWKTHRTLAGLILFIVIGVMAGMFGLGAGWANVPVLNLLMGVPLKVAVGTSKFLLSITDTSAAWVYLNQGCVIPLMAIPSIVGLMLGSFVGVRVLAVAKPKVIRYIVIVVLLFAGIKAFLKGFGIG
- a CDS encoding DUF1634 domain-containing protein; this encodes MEDLKAKAKARPEQILYADLLFYGCWLGIAIMLVTYFIYLTGILEPYVPMDRISEYWSNNVHHYVEQAKIPVGWGWVRLLNKGDFLNFIGIALLALMTIVGFITLIPAYVKQKDWPFVMIVIAEVIVLSVAASGVLGTGGH
- a CDS encoding universal stress protein; translation: MIKVLVGVDTSPESRVALRYVCHLLEHCDAQVEAIYVKPDVTFYLQHDFEVPFIKKKSLEEKVEEEAEEVEKQILNVCEVCLAGKVPCEPKIVTGDAAEEILAEAQRGDYDLIVLGSHGHSALRGLLLGNVHNKILHHARRPVLIVREMRNIHRVLVAYRGTSCDQKALEFIAPMLERKKPQITVFHVREKALGETEEFAQKCVMEGRSSLEKFGHAPVTKVVEGDFVDETIKEIMNEDYDLVVLGAYGHNRPKYLQIISDEALTLVKRTMRPVLVFRDKEEHRK
- the cydB gene encoding cytochrome d ubiquinol oxidase subunit II, with protein sequence MLNTIWFLLWGLIWAVYFVLDGFDLGLGTLHPVIARNEKDKKTVYHAMGPFWNGNEVWLITAGGVTFAAFPTAYAVLFSSFYAPLMMILFALIIRGISLEFREHSHDRGWKKIWDFGTWIGSAIPAILFGVAFANIFQGIPIDGEGRFHGTLLTLLNPYGLLGGILFCLLFSYHGLLWLLAKVNEGELRERTLRMARTLWVPLVLSIVAFLIATWFKTDLYRNYLENPIFYSVPAVIIPAAVVGGLVASRYYLGKPKRWLPWICSAVMIIGTTFFGILGLYPNLLPSSIDPRFSLTAFNASSSPLTLKIMLTVVLIFVPIVIAYQLWTYRLFAYPITDDEMAKSELY